One window from the genome of Cryptomeria japonica chromosome 6, Sugi_1.0, whole genome shotgun sequence encodes:
- the LOC131036238 gene encoding uncharacterized protein LOC131036238, whose product MSQDAYSWVARCEKCKLFTSKPQLVALPLRPVVIEEPFTQWGLDFIGPLNPSSSVRHTHILTATDYFIKWVEAIPVRKTTSEIMCTFLKENILVRFGVPQKIVADNASNFSSSELSLFFYDHGIALAYASDYYLQGNSQVESSNKNLINIMKKLVSKNFRDWHKKLHEALWADQTSPK is encoded by the coding sequence atgtcTCAGGATGCATACTCTTGGGTGGCGAGGTGTGAGAAATGCAAGCTTTTTACTAGTAAACCCCAATTGGTTGCCTTGCCTTTAAGGCCTGTGGTGATTGAAGAACCATTTACgcagtgggggcttgattttattggTCCTTTGAATCCTAGTTCTAGTGTGAGGCACACCCACATATTAACGGCGACAGATTATTTCATCAAATGGGTGGAGGCTATCCCTGTAAGAAAAACTACCTCAGAAATTATGTGTACATTTCTTAAGGagaatattcttgtcaggtttggagTTCCTCAGAAAATAGTtgcagataatgcatcaaatttctcttcgtcAGAATTGAGCTTGTTTTTCTATGACCATGGAATTGCCTTGGCATATGCTTCTGATTATTATCTGCAGGGTAACAGTCAAGtagaatcaagtaacaagaacttgATTAATATTATGAAAAAGTTAGTCAGTAAAAATTTTAGGGATTGGCATAAGAAGCTACATGAAGCACTATGGGCAGATCAAACTTCACCAAAGTAG